One genomic region from Leptospira tipperaryensis encodes:
- a CDS encoding DUF6454 family protein, whose amino-acid sequence MKSFKMNAAVQPILVVLLFLTTSFLSAQGLNIQNLISGADYPVENVDYFLQDVGTATIGSSQNGCHSQGIKYDGNFFYSSCMDTNGNNTAYLFVHDKYGRLIKKFNAGSSYDHPSGIFYYNGWAYVGFTSNGINMRSQLYRFNGAGTVQNLGFFDHSVGFVGQQIPSPNSSTFSAKTRYYSYDQYYERQCNATDGSCASYSDITTGNNINSAGKDGVQDCDVYYKNGGWYKACILFSANPNTIRVWKGNQLKLAPENSLTTYTMTYQPGHSGGFSFYTDPNGKKWIVTTPPPETNRRYCQGCTLVGGNNCACTDKNNRQRVRFYAFDHFLWPSGPN is encoded by the coding sequence ATGAAATCGTTCAAAATGAACGCAGCAGTGCAACCTATCCTGGTTGTTTTATTGTTCCTAACTACGTCGTTTCTTTCCGCGCAAGGTTTGAATATACAAAACCTGATCAGCGGCGCCGATTATCCCGTTGAAAATGTGGATTATTTTTTACAGGACGTTGGAACGGCGACTATCGGTTCCAGTCAGAACGGATGTCATTCTCAAGGAATAAAGTATGACGGAAATTTCTTTTATTCTTCCTGTATGGATACGAATGGAAACAATACGGCCTACCTTTTTGTTCACGATAAATACGGAAGACTGATCAAAAAGTTCAACGCCGGTTCTTCTTACGATCATCCGAGCGGAATTTTTTATTACAATGGATGGGCTTACGTCGGGTTTACGAGCAACGGGATCAATATGAGATCGCAACTCTATCGATTCAACGGAGCCGGAACGGTTCAGAATCTCGGATTTTTTGATCACTCCGTAGGTTTCGTGGGACAGCAGATTCCTTCCCCGAACAGTTCGACCTTTAGCGCAAAGACTCGTTATTATTCTTACGATCAGTATTACGAAAGACAGTGTAATGCGACAGACGGAAGTTGCGCGAGTTACAGCGATATTACAACCGGAAATAATATCAACAGCGCCGGTAAGGATGGGGTGCAAGACTGCGATGTATATTATAAAAATGGAGGATGGTATAAGGCTTGTATTTTGTTTTCGGCGAATCCGAATACGATTCGAGTCTGGAAAGGAAATCAACTCAAGCTTGCGCCCGAAAATTCACTGACGACGTATACGATGACGTATCAACCCGGACATTCCGGAGGATTCTCTTTTTACACGGATCCGAACGGAAAAAAATGGATCGTGACCACGCCACCTCCGGAGACAAATAGAAGATACTGTCAGGGTTGTACTCTTGTGGGTGGAAACAACTGCGCTTGCACCGATAAAAACAATCGTCAGAGAGTTCGATTTTACGCGTTCGATCATTTTCTATGGCCTTCCGGTCCCAATTGA